A genomic stretch from Astatotilapia calliptera chromosome 4, fAstCal1.2, whole genome shotgun sequence includes:
- the nubp1 gene encoding cytosolic Fe-S cluster assembly factor nubp1, with protein sequence MADVPENAPEHCPGTTSEQAGKSAPCQGCPNQKLCASGATKAPDPAIAEIGEKLSTVKHKILVLSGKGGVGKSTFSAHLAHALASDTTKEIALLDVDICGPSIPRIVGLEGEQVHQSGSGWSPVYVEDNLAVMSIGFLLSSPDDAVIWRGPKKNGIIKQFLRDVDWGELDYLIVDTPPGTSDEHLSIVQYLSATHVDGAIIITTPQEVSLQDVRKEIRFCQKVKMPIIGVVENMSGFVCPKCKNTSQIFPPSTGGAEKMCADLKLPLLGKVPLDPRIARSCDEGRSFLSEVPDSPAAEAYQKIVKTIQDYCSNRVTEEQSTI encoded by the exons ATGGCAGACGTACCAGAAAATGCTCCAGAGC ACTGTCCGGGTACAACAAGTGAGCAAGCTGGCAAGTCTGCACCATGCCAGGGCTGTCCCAACCAGAAACTCTGTGCCTCTGGAGCCACAAAAGCCCCTGACCCTG CTATAGCAGAGATAGGAGAGAAGCTGTCAACAGTCAAACACAAGATCCTCGTGTTGTCTGGAAAAGGAGGTGTGGGGAAGAGCACCTTTAGCGCTCACTTGGCTCACGCTCTGGCAAGTGACACCACAAAGGAG atTGCCCTGCTTGATGTAGACATCTGTGGTCCATCCATTCCAAGGATCGTGGGTTTAGAGGGAGAGCAA GTTCACCAGAGTGGCTCTGGATGGTCCCCTGTG TATGTGGAGGACAACCTGGCAGTCATGTCTATTGGCTTCCTGCTAAGTAGTCCGGATGATGCTGTGATCTGGAGAGGACCCAAGAAAAATG ggatcattaagcagtttttaAGGGATGTGGACTGGGGGGAACTGGATTACCTCATCGTAGACACTCCACCCGGCACCTCTGACGAACACCTGTCCATCGTCCAGTACCTAAGCGCCACCCATGTTGATGGagccatcatcatcaccacaccacaG GAGGTATCGTTGCAGGACGTGCGAAAGGAGATCCGATTCTGTCAGAAGGTTAAGATGCCGATCATCGGGGTGGTGGAGAACATGAGCGGCTTTGTCTGCCCTAAATGCAAG AATACGTCACAGATCTTCCCTCCCTCAACCGGGGGAGCTGAGAAAATGTGTGCAGACCTCAAACTACCCCTCTTAGGAAAGGTGCCTCTAGATCCCAGGATAGCACGGAGCTGTGACGAGGGCAGGTCTTTCCTGAGCGAGGTGCCCGACTCCCCCGCTGCGGAAGCCTACCAGAAAATTGTGAAAA CCATCCAGGATTACTGCTCCAACAGGGTAACAGAGGAGCAAAGCACAATCTGA